The Methylobacterium durans nucleotide sequence GGCCCGGTTCGTCACCGATCAGGGGCGCGTCGTCGATACAGGCAACGGCCAGATCAGCCACAGTGAGGGACAGGGCTATGGCATGCTGCTCGCGGTGGCCGCCGGCGACCGCGACGCGTTCCAGCGGATCTGGAACTGGACGCGGGCCAACCTGATGGTGCGCGATGACTCGCTTCTGGCTTGGCGCTGGGAGCCGGACAAGCGCCCGGGCGTGGCCGATACCAACAACGCGACCGACGGCGACATCCTCGTCGCCTGGGCGCTGGTCGAGGCCGCGGACGCCTGGTCCGACATGAGCTACCGGGTCGCGGCGCGCCGCCTGGCCGTCGACATCGGCCGACGCACGATCCTCTTCAAGACCGCGAGCCAGCCCCTGCTGCCCGGCATGTCGGGCTTCTCGGCCGAGGACCGCGCAGACGGGCCGGTCGCGAACCTGTCCTACTGGATCTTCCCCGCCTTCCCGCGTCTCGCGACGGTCGCGGGCGAGATCGACTGGTCCAGTGTGACGCGCAGCGGTCTCGATCTTCTGACCAAGGCGCAATTCGGTCCCGCGAAGCTTCCGACCGAGTGGATCTCGATGCGTGACGCGGCGCCGAAGCCGGCGGCGGGATTTCCGGCCGTCTTCTCCTACAACGCCATTCGAATTCCGCTGTACCTCGCCTGGGCCGGCATCACCGACCAGCGCTTCCACGCGGCTTTTTCGCAGAGTTGGTCGGCCCGCGAACGGTCGGGTCTGCCGGTCATCAACACGAGCGACGGGCAGACAATCGAGTGGATGCAGGAGCCCGGCTACGACGCTCTCTCTGCCCTCGAAGCCTGCGCCATATCGGGCGAGGCCGTTCCGTCGAGCTTTATGACACCGGCAAGAACGGAAAACTATTACCCGGCGACGCTCCATCTCCTCGCGCTCGTCGCGGCACAGATGAGGTTCAAAGCATGCCTTGGGCGTTAGAGCGGAACCCGCGGCCGCGGCGCGGCGGCGCGGCGCTGCTGATGATGCTGGGCGTGAGCCTGAGCGGCGCCACGTCGGGCCTGGCACAGAACCTCCCGACGCGTCCCGGCGTGTCGGTCGTGCTGCAGCCCTCGGAACGCCGCGCGCCGGTCATCCTCGAGACCTCGCCATCGACCTCCCTACAGGCCGAGATC carries:
- a CDS encoding glycosyl hydrolase family 8, with product MSRTRVCLSLIIALLSAPASAETAAISHDPGPAAPPEMRRDQTVTERRASAEGPSSLFNALGNAPAWLTYKARFVTDQGRVVDTGNGQISHSEGQGYGMLLAVAAGDRDAFQRIWNWTRANLMVRDDSLLAWRWEPDKRPGVADTNNATDGDILVAWALVEAADAWSDMSYRVAARRLAVDIGRRTILFKTASQPLLPGMSGFSAEDRADGPVANLSYWIFPAFPRLATVAGEIDWSSVTRSGLDLLTKAQFGPAKLPTEWISMRDAAPKPAAGFPAVFSYNAIRIPLYLAWAGITDQRFHAAFSQSWSARERSGLPVINTSDGQTIEWMQEPGYDALSALEACAISGEAVPSSFMTPARTENYYPATLHLLALVAAQMRFKACLGR